One window of the Deltaproteobacteria bacterium genome contains the following:
- a CDS encoding glycine cleavage system protein H, translating into MGEKMKKDKVSGLKTVPEGGEKCIWMEAGVIDYKLCNNHNDCHSCSFDKAMRATADKNAQARLQGLEPKGKKAQIVPWQEKMQKRTYLQRKCRHYLTGRAPFRLCPYDFECHKCQFDQMLEDSWEIQLPYRLTDIPLVDGYALPEGHFFHLGHAWARVERGGRIRIGLDDFSMKVFGPADKLDLPLSGEEVKFSETGLVFKRNGNEAEVLAPVSGVVEAVNYQATKEPGVVKEEPYNDGWLMVLDASEMKKNLKDLLYGEQSTEWITAEHQKLSEMVSEVGMTYADGGPIIDVVGSIPDLSWTRLTREFLRT; encoded by the coding sequence ATGGGAGAGAAAATGAAAAAAGACAAGGTTTCCGGGCTAAAGACGGTCCCCGAGGGGGGGGAGAAGTGCATTTGGATGGAAGCAGGAGTGATCGACTACAAGTTGTGCAACAACCACAACGACTGTCATTCATGCTCCTTTGACAAGGCCATGAGGGCCACGGCCGACAAGAATGCGCAGGCGCGTCTTCAGGGACTGGAGCCCAAAGGCAAGAAGGCCCAGATTGTACCGTGGCAGGAGAAAATGCAAAAGCGCACGTATCTGCAGCGCAAATGCCGGCACTACCTCACAGGCAGGGCGCCGTTCCGGCTCTGTCCCTACGATTTCGAGTGCCACAAGTGTCAGTTTGACCAGATGCTCGAAGATAGCTGGGAAATCCAGCTTCCCTATCGGCTGACTGACATCCCCCTGGTCGACGGTTACGCACTTCCCGAAGGACATTTTTTCCACCTGGGACATGCATGGGCCCGGGTTGAGCGCGGCGGTCGTATCCGCATCGGACTGGACGACTTCAGCATGAAGGTCTTTGGCCCTGCGGACAAGTTGGACCTGCCTCTTAGCGGCGAGGAGGTAAAGTTCAGCGAAACTGGTCTTGTCTTCAAGAGAAATGGCAACGAGGCCGAGGTGCTTGCTCCGGTCTCGGGGGTGGTTGAGGCAGTCAACTATCAGGCCACAAAAGAGCCTGGAGTGGTGAAGGAGGAGCCTTACAATGACGGCTGGCTGATGGTTCTCGACGCCTCGGAGATGAAAAAGAACCTGAAGGATCTCCTTTACGGTGAACAAAGCACTGAATGGATCACGGCAGAGCACCAGAAGCTATCAGAGATGGTCAGTGAAGTGGGGATGACCTACGCTGACGGTGGTCCCATTATCGACGTTGTTGGCAGTATTCCTGATCTGTCGTGGACGAGGCTGACCCGGGAATTCCTTCGGACCTAA